One genomic segment of Helianthus annuus cultivar XRQ/B chromosome 14, HanXRQr2.0-SUNRISE, whole genome shotgun sequence includes these proteins:
- the LOC110908053 gene encoding cinnamoyl-CoA reductase 2, whose translation MKRVCVTGAGGYIGSWVVKLLLSKGYMVHGTVRDPCDETKNGHLKKLENAEERLHLFKADLLDFESLCAAFAGCSGVLHVASPVPGRNVTNPQVELLDPALLGTQNVLNACLKAKVEKVVVVSSGSAVMVNPDRASDMELDESCWTDIEYAKSVQHWYAVSKTTAEIEALNFAKRYDVKVVTICPSIVIGPMLQSTINATSLLLLSYMKEDGRSGGDTMENLRRPYTDVRDLSEAILLLYENPESNRRYICCAYSIRTEEFVARMQNLFPGYNYPKLFTEKSGFNPLNSKKLLKLGWNYRPLEDTIVDTVKNYEETGLLEKEKPFPSTIRF comes from the exons ATGAAGAGGGTATGTGTAACAGGAGCAGGAGGATATATTGGCTCATGGGTTGTGAAGCTTTTGCTTTCCAAAGGATATATGGTCCATGGAACTGTCAGAGACCCAT GTGATGAGACAAAGAATGGTCATTTGAAGAAGTTGGAGAATGCTGAAGAGAGGCTTCATCTTTTCAAGGCAGATTTGTTGGACTTTGAAAGCCTTTGTGCCGCCTTTGCTGGTTGCTCTGGAGTTCTTCATGTTGCCTCCCCTGTTCCGGGTAGAAATGTAACTAATCCCCAG GTGGAACTGCTGGATCCTGCATTATTAGGAACACAAAATGTATTAAACGCGTGTTTGAAAGCTAAAGTCGAAAAGGTTGTGGTTGTCTCTTCCGGATCTGCTGTTATGGTGAATCCCGATAGGGCCTCAGACATGGAACTGGATGAAAGCTGTTGGACCGACATAGAATACGCGAAATCAGTCCAA CATTGGTATGCTGTATCAAAGACAACAGCAGAGATCGAAGCTCTAAATTTTGCAAAACGATATGACGTGAAAGTGGTAACGATATGTCCATCCATAGTCATTGGGCCAATGTTGCAGTCCACCATTAATGCTACTAGCTTACTACTTCTGAGCTACATGAAAG AGGATGGTAGATCGGGAGGGGACACGATGGAGAACCTTAGACGTCCATACACAGATGTACGCGATTTATCAGAGGCTATATTACTTTTATATGAAAATCCGGAATCCAACAGGAGATATATATGTTGTGCTTACTCAATTAGGACAGAGGAATTTGTTGCAAGAATGCAGAACTTGTTTCCAGGCTACAATTATCCCAAAct GTTTACTGAGAAGAGTGGTTTTAATCCACTGAACTcgaagaagttgttgaaattgggATGGAACTATAGGCCATTGGAAGACACCATAGTTGACACCGTCAAGAATTATGAAGAAACTGGTTTATTGGAGAAAGAGAAACCATTTCCATCTACAATAAGGTTCTAA